GCTCCTGCGCGCATTGCGGCTTTTTACCTTTCGGCAGATGGCCCAGATGGGGCAGCAGGGGCTCATCTTCACCTTCGTCTACACCCCGCCCAGCAGCGATGAGTTTATCCGGCAAGTGCTGGAAGTCTGTGAAGCATCCAGTATTGAGCCCCTTTTCGTCAAGCTGGAAGCCCCCCGTGAAGTGCTCCTGGAGCGAATCCAAAGCCCCGAGCGCAAACCCCTCAAGAAGCTCACCAACCGCGAGCGGCTTTTGCAGATGCTGGAGCAGGGGGCCTTACAGGCCATTCCCTTTGTGGAAAGCCTGCGAATAGACACGAGCGAAACGCCACCCGCAGAGGCTGCCAGGGGCATTGTGCAGCACTTTGGGCTGGAGCCCCTGCCGTAAGCCGGAAATACCCGCAGCTTTACGGTCTGAGCACACCGGTAAGCTGGGTGTAGAGCAAGGCCCCAGCGCCGTACAACCCCAACCAGAGCAGGTCGGCCACCCGGAGCCTTCGGCGCAGCAGCCCGGCAATACCCACCCAGAACAACACCAGCGAAGCAAGCAGGCAAAAAAGGCTCAGGTAGGCGATGAACAGCGGGGCCGCTACCGCACGGGTGAGGAGCAGCGAACCGCCCGCCATGACCAGGGGAAGCCAGAGGAGTGCGGTGGCATAGATCAGCCAGCGGCGGCCTTGCATTGGATACCAGTCTACCTATAGACTTTTATCACAACCATCGGATTATCTTGAGCTGAGCATGGGGATTAGTACATCAGCCCCACTGCCCCCTTGCGGCTGCGTGGGGCATCCTCTCCCAACACCGCATCTCGCTGGTGGTGTAAGCGGTTCTCCACTTCCCAGTGTATCCGCCACGGGGTATGCAGTTGCTACGCGGTAGGGGAGACTTTTTCAGGGCAAAGAGGTGCTATCCCAGCCAGACCACCGCTACCAACAACCCCGCCAGCTCTCCAAGCTCCACCAGCATCCCGTACACATCGCCCGAAAGCCCACCCCCCAGCCTGCCGGCAGCCCAGTAAGCCAGCAAGAGCATGGTTGCTATTACCGCCAGGGCCACCCAGGGAAAAGCCACCAGCGCGGGCAGAGCCATGAGGAACGCCGGAACCACCCGGCCTTCGCGGCTCCGAGCCCCCAGCCCTTCCGGGCGGGCCGCAGGGAACAGGTTCATGGGCAGGAGCAGGGCAAAGCGCACCACCGCAGGCAGGGCCAGAAGCGACCACGGTGAGGGCGCCGCCGCCAGCAACTGCCACTTCAAGAGCAACACCACAAACCCCACCCCAAAGGCGAAGCTGCCCAGGTACACATCGCCCAGAATGCGCAGGCGTTCGGCTGGGGGCTTCATGGACAGGAGCGCATCGGCGGAGTCGAGCAGGCCATCCAGGTGCAGCAAGCCAGTACAGGCCAGCCAGACCGACAGCAGAATGGCTCCTTGCAGACCATCGGGCAGGGCTGCTGTGAGCCAGGCCACCAGGGCCAGCACCCCTCCAATCAGGTAGCCTGCTGCGGGATAAAATGCCGAGGCTGCCTTCATCTCGCCATCCCGCACCTCCCCCAGGGGGGGAGTGGGGAAAGTGGTCAGGAAGCCGACGGCCAGCCAGAAGGGACGCACTGCTTAAGGTTTTACCAGAACCGACCCGAAACGGGCCTCGAACGCCTCGCGGGATTTGATGGGGCGGCCCTCGAGCCTGAGCTGTATGGTCTGGGCCTGAATCTCTTTGGGGTAGGGGCAGTGGCGGCACTTGGAGCCACAGCAGTAGCCCCGCCGCAGGTGGTATGTCTCGGTGAAGACGAGCAGACCCCCTTCCAGGTAGTAGTCCACGTTCTCTTGGAGATCGGTTCTTGGCATGGCAGGTTTCCCTGGATTTATTCTACAGGCTTTGCTGGAATGAATATCAATCTGGCTTATGTTTGTCGTCCCCTGGCAGGGTTTCTCAAAGCTATAGCAGGACTGCGTAGACTGAACCCCGTTTGGCGCTTAGCCTTCGGCTTTGGCCAACTCCAGCCGGTTGATCATCTCGCCCTGGACGAGATTTCTACGGCTCCCCAGTCTGCGACACCCCCGCCTGGGAGAACGTGGCCATGCCCGCCATCACCGCTGCTGCCGCCCGCAAAACCGGGAAGCTGAGCACCGCCCCGGTGCCCTCGCCGAGGCGCAGGTCGAGTTCCAGGATGGGCCTGAGCCCCAGGGCTTCCAACTGCCGGGTGTGCCCCGGCTCCACCGAGCGGTGTCCGGCAAACAGATAATCGCGCACCCTGGGCTCGATACGGCAGGCCAGCAAGGCCCCGGTGGTCACCGGAAAACCGTCGGTCACGAGGGGCAAGCCCGCCTCGGCCCCGGCCAGAAAGACCCCGGCAATGGCCGCGATTTCCAGGCCGCCCAGCTCGGCCAGCACCGCCAGCGGGTCGGCTTTGGAAAGTGGGCCCAGGCGGGCCTCGGCCCGGTGCAACGCCGCGCGGACGACCTCGAGCTTCCGCCGGTACTGCGCGTCGTCCACCCCGGTGCCGCGCCCCGTCACCACCTCGGGCTGCACACCCAGCAAAGCCGCCGTGAGGGCCGCCGAGGCGGTGGTGTTGCCGATGCCCATGTCGCCTGCCGCCAGCAGGGTAGCCCCCTTTGCGATGGCGGCCTTTGCTGCTTCTGCCCCGACCCGGATGGCCTGCTCGGCCTCGGCCAGGGTCATGGCGGCCTCGAGGCGGATGTTGCCGGTTCCCGGACGAACCCTGGACACCCCCAGCCCCACCGAAGCCAGAGGGTGCGGCGCCCGCACCCCCACATCCACCACCCAGACCTCGGCCTCGGCGGCGCGGGCAATCTGGTTGATGGCCGCCCCACCGGCCTGAAAGTTCTGTACCATCTGCGCGGTGACCTCTGCCGGGTAGGCCGAGACCCCCTCGGTGGTCACGCCGTGGTCGGCGGCACAGACCACCACCGCACCCTTGCCCAGCTGGGGGTGCAGGGTCTGCTGGATGGCGGCCAGCTGGCAGCCCAGCGCCTCCAAAAACCCCAGCGACCCCGGCGGCTTGGTCAGGGTGTTCTGGTAGGTCTGGGCTTGCCGGAGCCAGTCCTGGGAAACGGGTTGGACATGAAAGTTCATAAACCAGTTAGATTTGCAGGGGTTGTGGGATCAAAAGCCCAAAGCTGAAGGCCAAACGCTTTATGTCTGGCAACCATTGGTAAACCGGGGCATCTTACGGGTATGCGTCGCACACTCATTTCTCGACCCTCGACACTTGACTCTCGACCCTCTCCTACAACGACTTGAGCTTCAGGGGAATCCCCGCAACCAGCAGATACACCACATCGGCCTCCTCGGCGATGCGGCGGTTGGCCGCACCCAGCAGATCGCGGTAGCGCCGCGCCAGGGTGTTGTCGGGCACGATGCCCATGCCCACTTCGTTGGTGACCACCAGCAGGGTTTTGCCGGTTTCGGCTCGAGCCGCCAGGAGGTTCTCGACCTCGGGCAAAACCTCGCGCTCGGCCAGCATCAGGTTGGAAACCCACAGGGTCAGGCAGTCCAGGAGCACCACCCGGCCCTGGGCCTGCGAGAGGGTGTAGGGCACCTCGAGGGGCTCTTCCAGGGTCTCCCAGCCTGGGGGGCGTTCGGCCTGGTGCCGGGCAATGCGCTGGCGCATCTCGTCGTCGAGGGCCTGGGCGGTGGCGATAAAGCTCACCTGCCCATCGCCCAGGGCCTGGGCCCACTCCTGTGCAAAGGCGCTCTTGCCCGCGCGTGCGCCCCCCGTCACCAGGATGAGCCTAGCTTCCATCGGCCCCCTCCCCGCGCACAAACAGCACCCGCTTGCGAGCCCAGTCCAGCCCCAGCACCGCGCAGGGCGGCAGGAAGCGATCCTGGTCGAACTCGCGCAGCACCATCCGCAGCACCCCCCCGTGGGTG
The nucleotide sequence above comes from Meiothermus sp. CFH 77666. Encoded proteins:
- the cobU gene encoding bifunctional adenosylcobinamide kinase/adenosylcobinamide-phosphate guanylyltransferase, which codes for MEARLILVTGGARAGKSAFAQEWAQALGDGQVSFIATAQALDDEMRQRIARHQAERPPGWETLEEPLEVPYTLSQAQGRVVLLDCLTLWVSNLMLAEREVLPEVENLLAARAETGKTLLVVTNEVGMGIVPDNTLARRYRDLLGAANRRIAEEADVVYLLVAGIPLKLKSL
- the cobT gene encoding nicotinate-nucleotide--dimethylbenzimidazole phosphoribosyltransferase; this translates as MNFHVQPVSQDWLRQAQTYQNTLTKPPGSLGFLEALGCQLAAIQQTLHPQLGKGAVVVCAADHGVTTEGVSAYPAEVTAQMVQNFQAGGAAINQIARAAEAEVWVVDVGVRAPHPLASVGLGVSRVRPGTGNIRLEAAMTLAEAEQAIRVGAEAAKAAIAKGATLLAAGDMGIGNTTASAALTAALLGVQPEVVTGRGTGVDDAQYRRKLEVVRAALHRAEARLGPLSKADPLAVLAELGGLEIAAIAGVFLAGAEAGLPLVTDGFPVTTGALLACRIEPRVRDYLFAGHRSVEPGHTRQLEALGLRPILELDLRLGEGTGAVLSFPVLRAAAAVMAGMATFSQAGVSQTGEP
- a CDS encoding DUF5522 domain-containing protein, with protein sequence MPRTDLQENVDYYLEGGLLVFTETYHLRRGYCCGSKCRHCPYPKEIQAQTIQLRLEGRPIKSREAFEARFGSVLVKP
- a CDS encoding AAA family ATPase — protein: MKLLYLYGPAAVGKLTVARELSRLTGYPVFDNHLSIDYAARLFAWGSPEYVQLLRALRLFTFRQMAQMGQQGLIFTFVYTPPSSDEFIRQVLEVCEASSIEPLFVKLEAPREVLLERIQSPERKPLKKLTNRERLLQMLEQGALQAIPFVESLRIDTSETPPAEAARGIVQHFGLEPLP
- a CDS encoding adenosylcobinamide-GDP ribazoletransferase → MRPFWLAVGFLTTFPTPPLGEVRDGEMKAASAFYPAAGYLIGGVLALVAWLTAALPDGLQGAILLSVWLACTGLLHLDGLLDSADALLSMKPPAERLRILGDVYLGSFAFGVGFVVLLLKWQLLAAAPSPWSLLALPAVVRFALLLPMNLFPAARPEGLGARSREGRVVPAFLMALPALVAFPWVALAVIATMLLLAYWAAGRLGGGLSGDVYGMLVELGELAGLLVAVVWLG